A DNA window from Thalassospiraceae bacterium LMO-JJ14 contains the following coding sequences:
- a CDS encoding NAD(P)-dependent oxidoreductase, producing the protein MVQKLTPDLVKKRMAGERVSLVGGAGFIGHNLAIALRAVGVEVQIVDNLMQNNMLANVSDREIDDFRRQLNHNFLVQRFEMMRNAGVIMDNADARSMTDLAETLKRFQPTKIVHLSAISSAVDAKKTPGHCFDLQLVTLRNVLEFTRLFPNEVNEVVFMSSSTVYGDFETETVDESVRPRPYGIYANAKFMGERLIRTYHDQYGLGVTIIRPSALYGERCISRRVSQVFIENALMGKPLLLEGGGDGRLDFTYIEDLVDGIIRSMASTGGTGTSNTFNITFGNARTILELANVVKSVVPNAILEERPRDVIKPIRGTLSTDRAREHLNFVPQWTLEVGYKRYCEWYVDQWERTRHRMEYN; encoded by the coding sequence ATGGTCCAAAAATTAACTCCCGATCTCGTTAAAAAACGGATGGCAGGCGAGCGTGTGTCGCTGGTTGGCGGTGCCGGTTTCATCGGCCACAATCTGGCAATTGCGCTTCGCGCTGTCGGCGTTGAAGTCCAGATCGTCGACAACCTGATGCAGAATAATATGCTGGCCAACGTCAGCGACAGGGAGATTGACGATTTCCGACGCCAGCTCAATCACAACTTCCTGGTTCAGCGTTTCGAAATGATGCGCAATGCCGGAGTCATTATGGACAACGCCGATGCGCGATCCATGACCGACCTTGCTGAAACCCTGAAACGCTTCCAACCGACCAAAATCGTACATCTGTCGGCAATATCGAGTGCCGTTGATGCCAAGAAGACACCGGGACATTGCTTCGATTTACAGTTGGTAACCCTCCGCAACGTGCTGGAATTCACGCGCCTGTTCCCGAACGAGGTGAACGAGGTGGTGTTCATGAGCTCATCGACCGTTTACGGCGACTTTGAAACCGAAACCGTCGATGAAAGTGTGCGCCCGCGGCCGTATGGCATATATGCCAACGCCAAGTTCATGGGCGAGCGGCTGATCCGCACCTATCACGACCAGTACGGGCTCGGCGTCACCATTATCCGTCCGAGCGCGCTTTACGGCGAACGTTGCATCAGCCGCCGGGTCAGCCAGGTATTCATCGAGAATGCCCTGATGGGCAAACCGCTCCTGCTCGAAGGCGGTGGCGATGGCCGTCTCGACTTCACGTATATCGAGGATCTGGTGGACGGTATCATCCGCTCCATGGCATCGACCGGGGGTACAGGCACGTCGAACACTTTCAATATTACCTTCGGAAACGCCCGGACTATTCTTGAACTCGCCAACGTGGTGAAGTCCGTGGTGCCGAATGCGATCCTTGAAGAGCGTCCGCGCGACGTGATCAAACCGATCCGTGGGACGCTGTCGACGGACCGCGCCAGAGAACACCTGAATTTTGTCCCGCAGTGGACGCTCGAAGTCGGCTACAAGCGCTATTGCGAATGGTACGTGGATCAATGGGAACGCACGCGCCATCGCATGGAATATAACTGA
- the hisH gene encoding imidazole glycerol phosphate synthase subunit HisH, with translation MIGIIDYGLGNLRSVLGAVEKLGHKGAISANASTLMLADKLILPGVGAFGDGMRNLDERGLIEPLNELVQDRKVPILGICLGFQLLGQGSEEFGEHAGLGWIPGTVKRIRPEDETLRVPHVGWNDFEQTADCILFDEVPDPALFYFVHSYHLEADPGITVGTCTYGTPLVAAVQSGNVFGTQFHPEKSQQHGLKVMQNFLERA, from the coding sequence ATGATCGGCATTATCGATTACGGACTAGGCAATCTGCGCTCTGTTCTGGGCGCGGTGGAAAAGCTTGGCCACAAAGGCGCGATCAGCGCCAATGCATCGACGCTCATGCTTGCGGACAAACTGATCCTGCCGGGTGTCGGCGCATTTGGCGACGGCATGCGTAATCTTGACGAACGCGGATTGATCGAGCCGTTGAATGAACTGGTGCAGGACCGGAAAGTTCCGATCCTCGGCATTTGCCTCGGGTTTCAACTTCTGGGCCAAGGCAGCGAAGAATTCGGCGAGCATGCCGGGCTCGGCTGGATCCCCGGCACCGTCAAACGCATCCGCCCGGAAGACGAAACGCTCCGCGTGCCGCATGTCGGGTGGAACGACTTCGAGCAAACCGCTGATTGCATCCTGTTCGACGAAGTCCCGGACCCGGCCCTGTTTTACTTCGTGCACAGCTATCACCTTGAAGCCGACCCAGGCATCACAGTCGGCACCTGCACATATGGCACACCACTGGTTGCCGCCGTGCAGTCGGGCAACGTTTTCGGCACACAGTTCCACCCGGAAAAAAGCCAGCAGCACGGGCTCAAGGTGATGCAGAATTTTCTGGAGCGCGCGTGA
- a CDS encoding imidazole glycerol phosphate synthase cyclase subunit translates to MLRKRIITVLTLNDGTLFRTKLFTPDYRYTLNFVDAWSVDEIAILDVTRGDTPDREKFFSAVADFAQTCFVPISVGGGIRKPEDVNRYMAAGADKVIVNTGALENPKLISDIANAYGSQCVVLSIDAAKRENGYEVMSHFGTTPTGHDPATWAKYAQSLGAGEILITAIERDGALQGYDLDLCAEVADAVSIPVQVLGGCGNWQHMTAAFALNGVSAACTQNIYHFTEQSIASAKKYLDAKGVPVRV, encoded by the coding sequence ATGCTGAGAAAACGGATCATCACGGTTCTGACGCTGAATGACGGAACGCTTTTCCGGACCAAACTGTTCACGCCCGATTACCGTTACACACTGAATTTCGTCGATGCCTGGTCGGTGGACGAAATTGCCATTCTGGACGTGACGCGCGGCGATACCCCGGACCGGGAAAAGTTCTTCTCCGCCGTTGCCGATTTCGCGCAGACCTGTTTCGTGCCGATCTCGGTCGGTGGCGGCATCCGCAAGCCCGAAGACGTCAACCGGTATATGGCTGCCGGCGCTGACAAGGTCATCGTCAATACAGGCGCCTTGGAAAACCCGAAACTAATTAGTGACATTGCCAATGCCTATGGATCGCAATGTGTTGTTCTATCCATCGATGCGGCAAAGCGCGAAAACGGCTACGAGGTGATGTCGCATTTCGGCACGACACCAACCGGCCACGACCCGGCAACATGGGCAAAGTATGCACAATCCCTCGGCGCCGGCGAGATCCTTATTACCGCGATCGAACGGGATGGCGCACTGCAAGGCTATGATCTGGATTTGTGCGCAGAGGTCGCCGATGCAGTTTCCATTCCAGTGCAGGTCCTGGGCGGATGCGGCAACTGGCAGCACATGACGGCGGCGTTCGCCCTCAACGGTGTCTCTGCGGCCTGCACACAGAACATCTATCACTTCACCGAACAGAGTATCGCCAGTGCGAAAAAATATCTCGACGCCAAAGGCGTCCCGGTCCGGGTATAA
- a CDS encoding N-acetyl sugar amidotransferase, whose amino-acid sequence MIKFCNTCLMPNTRPRVEFDADGICNACHTAERKNTIDWDARRTEFLELIEPYRGHDGPYDCIVPWSGGKDSSAIAYRIKFEFGLNPLLVTFSPLMPDQVAQHNREEMIKLGFDQLMIRPNQKVSRRLSKRFFTERGDPKIHWNAGVNAAPVQVAVNYNIPLIFYAEHGESEYGGRVLSDDHMKMRDFTEVLEHQIGDDPFNWMDDEIAEHDLAPYLYPDLGRVEEVGVKALYFGYFFRWSMLDNWNFIKDKIDFHTAANGRTDGTFTDFDSLDDKIDNLYYYMQFIKFGFGRCVRDACRMIQNGQMSRDEGLDLVRKFDAEFPTTYHADHLDYLDLSEAEFTGIVDKHRDPEIWAEQGNAWVLKHPPE is encoded by the coding sequence GTGATCAAATTTTGCAATACCTGCTTGATGCCGAACACCCGGCCCCGCGTCGAGTTCGATGCGGACGGCATCTGCAATGCTTGCCATACGGCGGAGCGAAAAAACACCATCGACTGGGACGCTCGACGTACCGAATTCCTGGAATTGATCGAGCCGTATCGGGGCCATGATGGCCCCTATGACTGCATCGTGCCGTGGTCCGGCGGCAAGGATTCCTCCGCCATAGCCTATCGCATCAAGTTCGAGTTCGGCCTCAACCCCCTGCTGGTCACCTTTTCGCCGCTGATGCCCGATCAGGTGGCGCAGCACAATCGCGAGGAAATGATCAAACTCGGCTTTGACCAGCTGATGATCCGGCCCAACCAGAAAGTCTCGCGTCGGCTATCGAAGCGGTTCTTCACAGAACGCGGCGATCCGAAGATCCACTGGAACGCCGGTGTCAATGCCGCACCGGTGCAGGTCGCGGTGAACTACAATATCCCGCTGATTTTCTATGCCGAACACGGCGAAAGCGAATACGGCGGTCGCGTATTGTCCGACGATCACATGAAGATGCGTGATTTTACCGAAGTCCTCGAACACCAGATCGGCGACGACCCGTTCAACTGGATGGATGACGAGATCGCCGAGCATGATCTGGCACCGTACCTTTATCCCGATTTGGGACGCGTCGAAGAGGTCGGTGTGAAAGCGCTGTATTTCGGTTATTTCTTCCGCTGGTCGATGCTCGATAACTGGAACTTCATCAAAGACAAGATTGACTTCCATACTGCCGCAAACGGCCGCACTGACGGCACCTTTACCGACTTCGACAGTCTCGATGACAAGATCGACAACCTTTATTACTACATGCAATTCATCAAGTTCGGCTTCGGGCGATGCGTCCGCGATGCCTGCCGCATGATCCAGAATGGCCAGATGAGCCGCGACGAAGGCCTCGACCTGGTACGGAAGTTCGACGCCGAATTCCCGACGACGTATCACGCCGATCATCTGGATTATCTGGATCTCAGCGAAGCGGAGTTTACCGGGATCGTCGACAAGCACCGCGATCCTGAAATCTGGGCCGAGCAAGGAAACGCGTGGGTACTGAAACACCCGCCGGAGTAA
- a CDS encoding GNAT family N-acetyltransferase codes for MSMSTARFETTETTTVPDDFLSGVFGYPCRFLAHPFDWNVLSAELSAMSAGPAFVWTKVTGRDDPSFAPLIDLGFTIATEEITYERPAASKMHEPLIPAPPPEDFTVRKIMQAEAAGEAAIAEQVGALAARNLTTSRFHQDPEIPDNIAAEIKKRWAVNFFKGLRGQEMIVAMTPGGRIVGFNQLLSGPDGKVIDLICTAGDYRRHGVARALVEAMIEPGKQIRVGSQANNDAANKFYISMGFQPVRSSICLHWHAGNRSRA; via the coding sequence ATGAGCATGAGTACGGCACGTTTTGAAACGACAGAAACCACCACTGTTCCGGACGATTTCCTGAGCGGCGTATTCGGCTATCCGTGCCGGTTTCTGGCACATCCATTTGATTGGAATGTGTTGAGTGCGGAACTCTCGGCCATGTCCGCAGGTCCGGCCTTTGTATGGACGAAGGTAACGGGTCGGGACGATCCGTCATTCGCCCCGCTGATCGATTTGGGTTTCACCATTGCCACGGAAGAGATCACCTACGAACGCCCGGCAGCGTCTAAGATGCATGAGCCGTTGATCCCTGCCCCACCCCCTGAGGATTTCACAGTGCGCAAGATCATGCAGGCAGAAGCCGCTGGCGAGGCTGCAATTGCTGAACAGGTCGGCGCGCTGGCGGCCCGGAACCTGACGACGTCGCGATTTCATCAGGACCCGGAAATCCCTGACAATATTGCCGCCGAGATCAAGAAGCGCTGGGCGGTGAATTTTTTCAAGGGGCTGCGCGGTCAGGAGATGATCGTCGCCATGACACCGGGCGGGCGCATTGTCGGCTTCAATCAGTTGCTGAGCGGCCCCGACGGCAAGGTCATCGATCTGATCTGCACGGCGGGCGACTATCGCCGCCATGGTGTCGCACGCGCGCTCGTCGAAGCGATGATCGAACCCGGCAAGCAGATCCGTGTCGGCTCGCAAGCCAATAATGACGCCGCCAACAAGTTCTATATTTCCATGGGCTTCCAGCCCGTGCGTTCGTCGATCTGCCTGCACTGGCATGCCGGCAACAGGAGCCGCGCATGA
- a CDS encoding class I SAM-dependent methyltransferase: MSDQTFTLYPCDLCSSTDLAEIPAAPHYMDGRPLHVCKNCGFIQAAYRRTPEALQKMWAEEIYRADDARVSDKTYTARIPAVIARQTFAVEFLAENVDIKGKSLVDIGAGEGQFLEMLTAPRFAMDVLGIEPSADNCALLDELGFANFHGTMEDFAAAKTGRTFDIASLVWTLENCQSASGVLAAAHDVVKPGGYLLMATGSRIPMPFKKPLQYYLGPNVDAHPFHFSANALTSLMHKAGFQVVAHNRFIDSDYLVLIGKHVESNDGLAMPTDDWRNIVDFFDRWHRETQTHYADW; encoded by the coding sequence ATGAGCGATCAGACCTTCACCCTGTACCCGTGCGATCTTTGTAGCAGCACCGATCTCGCCGAAATACCGGCGGCCCCGCATTATATGGATGGCCGTCCGCTGCATGTCTGCAAAAACTGTGGCTTCATTCAGGCCGCCTATCGGCGCACCCCCGAAGCGCTGCAGAAAATGTGGGCCGAGGAAATCTACCGCGCCGACGATGCCCGCGTCAGCGACAAAACCTATACCGCGCGCATCCCCGCCGTGATCGCCCGCCAGACCTTTGCCGTCGAGTTTCTCGCCGAAAATGTTGACATCAAAGGCAAGAGCCTTGTCGACATTGGCGCCGGTGAAGGCCAGTTTCTGGAGATGCTGACAGCTCCCCGCTTTGCCATGGACGTGCTCGGCATTGAGCCCTCGGCGGATAACTGCGCTCTTCTTGATGAACTCGGCTTCGCCAATTTTCACGGCACCATGGAAGATTTCGCCGCCGCCAAGACCGGCCGGACATTCGACATCGCCAGCCTGGTATGGACGCTGGAAAATTGTCAGTCGGCATCAGGCGTCCTGGCCGCTGCCCATGACGTGGTAAAGCCCGGCGGGTATCTTCTGATGGCCACCGGGTCGCGTATCCCGATGCCATTCAAGAAACCGCTGCAGTATTATCTGGGCCCCAACGTCGATGCACACCCGTTCCATTTCAGCGCCAATGCCCTGACCAGCCTGATGCACAAGGCGGGGTTTCAGGTAGTTGCCCACAACCGTTTCATCGACAGCGACTATCTGGTGCTGATCGGCAAACATGTCGAGAGCAACGATGGCCTGGCAATGCCGACTGACGATTGGCGCAATATCGTCGATTTTTTCGACCGCTGGCACAGAGAAACGCAAACCCATTACGCCGACTGGTGA